A genomic segment from Helicobacter sp. NHP19-012 encodes:
- the hisS gene encoding histidine--tRNA ligase, with protein MITPKTLSGFKDRLPKEAMAKQAVLEKLARVFKSFGFVPIETPHLEYAHILTQEEGDIQKEIYLFKDHGKREVGLRFDQTIPLARFIAQHHHALGLPFKRYAIGNVFRGERAQKGRYREFTQCDFDFIGSHSLLCDSEVIQVIISSLKALDLEEFCVWINHRKILNGLCAHFGLNSSEEVVTFLRIVDKLGKIGQEGVLLELGEHFSQDFKPLLQILNTKQEEECAEFFKSVAHLKELHPLVKEGLEELENLFSLLLSLEIDPEHFRVDFSIARGLGYYTGIIYETTLSQLTSLGSVCSGGRYDNLARSFSTQNLPGVGASIGLDRLLVALEELELVENKSTSARVLVVCMQAEHFAYASQIAQKFRQSEINTELYPEIEKLKKPFSYANHKGHEFVVVLGEEEVKKESLTLKNMTTGVQFNHLSFLRALSMVSE; from the coding sequence ATGATCACCCCCAAGACCTTGAGCGGTTTTAAGGACAGACTCCCCAAAGAGGCGATGGCAAAGCAAGCCGTGCTAGAAAAGCTCGCCCGTGTGTTTAAAAGCTTTGGGTTTGTGCCCATTGAAACCCCGCATTTAGAATACGCCCACATCCTCACCCAAGAAGAGGGCGACATCCAAAAAGAAATCTACCTTTTTAAAGACCATGGCAAAAGAGAAGTGGGACTAAGGTTTGATCAAACCATCCCCCTAGCCCGCTTTATCGCCCAGCACCACCACGCCCTAGGTTTGCCCTTTAAACGCTATGCGATCGGCAATGTCTTTAGGGGGGAGCGGGCACAAAAAGGGCGTTATCGCGAATTCACGCAATGCGATTTTGACTTTATCGGCAGCCATAGCCTACTGTGCGATAGCGAGGTGATCCAAGTCATCATTTCTAGCTTAAAAGCCCTAGACTTAGAGGAGTTTTGCGTGTGGATCAATCACCGCAAAATTCTAAACGGGCTGTGCGCCCACTTTGGCTTAAACTCTAGCGAAGAGGTGGTAACCTTCTTAAGGATTGTAGATAAACTCGGCAAGATTGGGCAGGAGGGCGTGCTTTTAGAACTCGGTGAGCATTTTAGCCAAGACTTTAAACCCCTTTTACAGATTTTAAACACCAAGCAAGAGGAGGAGTGCGCCGAGTTCTTTAAAAGCGTGGCGCATTTAAAAGAGCTGCACCCCTTAGTTAAAGAGGGGCTAGAGGAGCTAGAAAACTTGTTTAGCTTGCTCTTAAGTTTAGAGATCGACCCTGAGCATTTTAGGGTGGACTTTTCTATCGCTAGGGGGCTTGGTTATTACACGGGGATCATTTACGAAACCACGCTGAGCCAACTCACAAGTTTAGGCAGTGTCTGCTCGGGGGGGCGTTACGACAATTTAGCTAGGAGCTTTAGCACCCAAAATCTGCCCGGCGTGGGGGCATCTATCGGGCTAGATCGCTTGCTAGTCGCACTAGAGGAGTTGGAATTGGTGGAAAACAAGTCCACGAGCGCAAGGGTTTTAGTGGTGTGCATGCAAGCCGAGCACTTTGCCTATGCAAGCCAAATCGCTCAAAAGTTCCGCCAAAGCGAGATCAACACCGAGCTATACCCCGAGATCGAAAAATTAAAAAAGCCCTTCAGCTACGCCAACCATAAGGGGCATGAGTTCGTGGTGGTGCTCGGTGAAGAGGAAGTTAAAAAGGAGAGTTTAACCTTAAAAAACATGACAACGGGCGTGCAATTCAACCATTTGAGTTTTTTAAGGGCTCTTAGCATGGTGAGCGAATGA
- a CDS encoding 3'-5' exonuclease gives MPPIYVLDIETVPSLALIAKHCPECVSDDSLQTCDNFFKWCEDKYKNTFPPLFFHQIVSIACVIAKPDLSFKSVGNFGKGSSDEKALVADFLAFFNRHQPQLVTFNGRMFDLPLLMLKALAYNLNAHAFYNEKSKWENYRYRYSEEWHTDLLDSFTHFGPAKGLSLDGVCAMCGLPGKFDVSGDQVYKLFYQESPQLERINSYCQSDVLNTYWLYLKYLVSQGKITEENYLILLHSLKDNLPAQQPYTPIFTEALEAELTQEIQKEDHV, from the coding sequence ATGCCTCCCATTTATGTTTTAGACATTGAAACGGTGCCTAGTCTCGCCCTCATTGCCAAGCACTGCCCTGAATGTGTCAGCGATGACTCTCTACAAACTTGTGATAATTTTTTTAAGTGGTGTGAAGATAAGTATAAAAATACCTTTCCCCCTTTGTTTTTTCACCAGATTGTGAGCATTGCTTGCGTGATTGCCAAGCCGGATTTATCTTTTAAGAGTGTTGGCAATTTTGGCAAGGGGAGCAGTGATGAAAAGGCTCTTGTGGCGGATTTTTTGGCGTTTTTCAATAGGCACCAGCCCCAGCTCGTGACTTTTAATGGGCGGATGTTTGACTTGCCCCTTTTAATGCTAAAGGCCTTAGCTTACAACCTAAACGCCCACGCCTTTTACAACGAAAAAAGCAAATGGGAGAACTACCGCTACCGCTACAGCGAAGAGTGGCACACGGATCTACTCGATAGTTTTACGCATTTTGGTCCGGCCAAAGGGCTTAGTTTAGATGGGGTTTGTGCCATGTGTGGGCTACCCGGCAAATTTGATGTGAGTGGGGATCAAGTCTATAAACTTTTCTACCAAGAGTCTCCCCAGCTTGAGCGCATCAATAGCTATTGCCAAAGCGATGTGCTCAACACCTATTGGCTCTATCTCAAGTACCTTGTGAGTCAGGGTAAAATCACAGAAGAGAATTACTTAATCCTTTTGCACTCTCTTAAAGATAATTTACCCGCACAACAACCCTACACCCCCATCTTTACTGAGGCTCTTGAAGCCGAACTAACCCAAGAAATCCAAAAGGAAGACCATGTTTAA
- a CDS encoding replication initiation protein A, giving the protein MSTKTLSLSFTTPPTSKLHTRSRSSNYHKHPRAATSNPHHHNRNLPTRPPTAQQQPITTEVITQNTPTIPTAVAEKYVTFHNDVNSVSLGKLGTLEANLLFAIFHKLKDRQDELLVFF; this is encoded by the coding sequence ATGTCTACAAAAACTCTTAGTCTTAGCTTCACAACCCCCCCAACTTCCAAGCTCCACACAAGATCAAGATCAAGCAACTACCACAAACACCCTAGAGCAGCAACCAGCAACCCCCACCACCACAACAGAAACCTCCCAACAAGACCACCAACAGCCCAACAACAACCCATAACAACCGAAGTCATCACGCAAAATACCCCCACAATCCCCACAGCCGTCGCTGAGAAGTATGTAACCTTTCACAACGATGTCAATTCTGTATCCCTAGGCAAACTAGGCACATTAGAAGCGAATTTACTCTTTGCTATCTTTCACAAGCTCAAAGATAGACAAGATGAGCTCTTGGTGTTTTTTTGA
- a CDS encoding replication initiation protein — MSSWCFFDLDEIRTMTHAVKISHSDLSGVVKRLWKNIKTASFWALYPYAKENIMLFRKFCINYYDTKKTQVKSMEIQVNMPYFGYLLNYLHGNFTCFELVEFQNISGKYAKTLYRLLKQWKSIGVPPKMEWRKFRELMGISENVKLLEVIERDMLKPATQELQKLPHFENLCYEKIKTKGMGNRITHIQFYFEPITKTSKDREQAKSDIRTIAWGD, encoded by the coding sequence ATGAGCTCTTGGTGTTTTTTTGATCTTGATGAGATTAGAACAATGACCCATGCGGTTAAGATTAGCCACAGCGATCTTAGTGGTGTTGTCAAAAGACTTTGGAAAAACATTAAAACCGCTAGTTTTTGGGCACTCTACCCTTATGCTAAAGAGAACATTATGCTCTTTAGAAAGTTTTGTATCAACTACTATGATACTAAGAAAACCCAAGTCAAGAGCATGGAAATCCAAGTGAATATGCCTTACTTTGGCTACTTACTCAACTACCTCCATGGCAACTTCACCTGCTTTGAGCTCGTAGAGTTTCAAAATATCAGTGGCAAATATGCTAAGACCCTTTACCGCCTACTCAAGCAATGGAAAAGCATAGGTGTGCCCCCTAAAATGGAGTGGAGAAAGTTTAGGGAGTTAATGGGGATTTCTGAAAATGTTAAATTGCTTGAAGTGATTGAGAGGGACATGCTTAAGCCCGCCACCCAAGAACTCCAAAAGCTCCCCCATTTTGAGAACCTTTGCTATGAAAAGATAAAAACCAAGGGCATGGGCAATCGCATCACCCATATCCAATTCTACTTTGAGCCCATCACCAAGACCAGCAAGGACAGAGAGCAAGCCAAAAGTGATATAAGAACCATTGCGTGGGGAGATTAG
- a CDS encoding HpaA family protein, whose product MQKTTKGILSALVGVSFALSGCATDTGAKPTANQAKKHAVAKKSPDSLNFNYPINIEQEGSNNHTIAILAPNIQAGENVQPYIEQFQAALVKQVQEILEKKGYHIIRLASTQDLTAEQKMNISSILKIRGWMGILEDADMDTENPENTKMNGAVDQSAGAVIFKFFEPKTGRTTHNFAINVGAQRATVYFYSRQTTNSGGFAGANLEGVSEPNKNHKDAVHKILGKMYGVVVRKLVHWVTNTDLERYRKAIDQIKK is encoded by the coding sequence ATGCAAAAAACAACGAAAGGCATTTTATCGGCGTTAGTGGGGGTATCCTTTGCGCTCTCAGGTTGTGCAACAGACACGGGCGCAAAACCCACGGCCAACCAAGCTAAAAAACATGCAGTCGCTAAGAAGAGCCCTGATTCTCTAAACTTTAACTACCCAATCAATATTGAACAAGAGGGTTCTAACAACCACACCATTGCGATCTTAGCTCCTAACATCCAAGCGGGTGAAAATGTTCAACCCTACATCGAGCAGTTCCAAGCTGCTTTGGTGAAACAAGTCCAAGAGATTCTTGAGAAAAAAGGTTACCACATCATACGCCTTGCATCCACACAAGATTTAACAGCTGAGCAAAAAATGAACATTTCTTCCATTTTAAAAATTAGAGGGTGGATGGGGATTTTAGAAGATGCGGACATGGATACAGAAAACCCCGAGAACACCAAGATGAACGGCGCAGTGGATCAAAGTGCAGGGGCTGTCATCTTTAAATTCTTTGAGCCCAAAACGGGGCGCACCACGCACAACTTTGCCATCAATGTGGGCGCACAGCGGGCCACCGTCTATTTTTATTCTCGGCAAACGACAAATTCAGGGGGATTTGCAGGCGCAAACTTAGAGGGTGTCAGTGAGCCAAACAAAAACCATAAAGATGCTGTCCATAAAATCCTCGGCAAAATGTATGGAGTCGTGGTGCGAAAGTTAGTGCATTGGGTTACAAACACCGATTTAGAGCGGTATAGAAAGGCGATCGATCAGATTAAGAAATAG
- a CDS encoding tetratricopeptide repeat protein — translation MGEFLKVSSRMVLLALLCLSGVYANEKADRYLRVGLEAHKHKNYLRALRNFQEAAKLGDAKASYNLGLMYKKGEGVSKKNYLRALQYFHKAGDLGDARGYYNLAVMYKYGTGVARDARMARYYFQKACDLDRQDGCRDVEGSEPYQDQKMGSAKKSSGWFQSIFQED, via the coding sequence ATGGGAGAATTTCTAAAAGTTTCAAGTCGGATGGTCTTGTTGGCTTTGTTGTGTTTGAGTGGGGTTTATGCAAATGAAAAAGCAGATCGGTATCTTAGGGTTGGTTTGGAAGCCCATAAGCATAAAAACTACTTGAGAGCTCTGCGGAATTTTCAAGAAGCAGCAAAATTAGGGGATGCTAAAGCTTCTTATAATTTGGGCTTAATGTATAAAAAAGGGGAGGGCGTTTCCAAAAAAAATTATCTTAGAGCTCTACAATACTTTCATAAAGCAGGAGATTTAGGAGACGCTAGGGGTTATTATAATCTAGCGGTAATGTATAAATATGGCACCGGAGTTGCACGGGACGCAAGGATGGCACGCTACTATTTTCAAAAAGCCTGCGATTTAGATCGTCAAGATGGTTGTCGGGATGTTGAGGGTAGTGAGCCTTATCAAGATCAGAAGATGGGTTCAGCGAAAAAATCTTCGGGGTGGTTTCAATCGATTTTCCAGGAAGATTAG
- a CDS encoding RNA-guided endonuclease InsQ/TnpB family protein has protein sequence MLKAIKFRIYPSVEQKTLIHKHFGCARVIYNYFLAYRQKQYALGIKENYFSMQKVLTTLKKQESYAYLSECNSQSLQMALRQLTTAFDRFFSKLADYPRFKSKKYAKQSFCVPQHLEMDLGNNQVKLPKFKEAIKAKFHRHLPTNSIVKQGFISCVADKYYLSVSYEDNKPEPKPTTIRKAVGLDMGLESLVIASNGVFYPYKKFFQNLQTKLTKAQRRLSKKLKGSSNRKKQAKKVAQIHASISNSREDYLHKISNEITNQYDLLAVETLKVRNLVKNHKLAKSIANASWSRLISLLEYKAGWKGKTLIKIDQYFPSSQICSTCGSNTGKKPLHIRNFVCPCCQTHHHRDLNASINIRNYALGMLDERHAIKVDKTRVGMTRSYACGDSADGVVTKYGYILDIASYGSLKQEAHPSLAGG, from the coding sequence TTGCTTAAAGCAATAAAGTTTAGAATTTACCCTAGTGTTGAACAAAAAACCTTGATACACAAGCATTTTGGTTGTGCTAGAGTGATCTATAATTACTTTTTAGCATACCGCCAAAAGCAATACGCACTAGGCATTAAAGAAAATTACTTCAGCATGCAAAAGGTGCTTACTACTCTCAAAAAACAAGAGTCTTATGCTTATCTAAGTGAATGCAATTCGCAAAGCTTGCAGATGGCACTAAGACAGCTGACAACAGCCTTTGATAGGTTTTTCTCTAAGCTGGCAGATTATCCTAGATTCAAATCTAAGAAGTATGCCAAGCAATCTTTCTGTGTCCCGCAACACTTAGAGATGGATTTAGGAAACAACCAAGTCAAGCTACCCAAATTCAAAGAAGCTATTAAAGCCAAGTTTCATAGGCATTTGCCTACAAACTCTATCGTCAAACAGGGGTTTATCTCTTGTGTAGCAGATAAATACTATCTCTCTGTCAGTTATGAGGACAATAAGCCTGAACCTAAACCCACAACTATCAGAAAAGCTGTGGGTTTAGATATGGGTTTAGAGTCTTTAGTCATCGCCAGTAATGGCGTGTTCTACCCATATAAAAAGTTTTTCCAGAATCTACAAACCAAACTCACTAAAGCGCAAAGGAGATTGTCTAAAAAACTCAAAGGTTCTAGTAATAGAAAAAAACAAGCAAAGAAAGTGGCACAAATCCACGCCTCTATCAGCAATAGCAGAGAGGACTACCTACATAAAATCAGTAATGAGATAACCAATCAATACGATTTGCTAGCAGTAGAAACCTTGAAAGTTAGGAATTTGGTCAAAAACCACAAACTAGCTAAGAGCATTGCCAATGCCAGCTGGTCTAGGCTTATTAGTCTATTAGAATATAAGGCTGGTTGGAAGGGTAAAACCCTTATCAAAATTGACCAATACTTCCCTAGCTCTCAAATCTGCTCGACCTGTGGGAGCAATACCGGTAAAAAGCCACTCCATATTAGAAATTTTGTCTGCCCTTGTTGTCAAACACACCATCACAGAGACCTCAATGCTAGCATCAACATTAGAAACTATGCTTTGGGAATGCTAGATGAGCGACACGCTATCAAGGTAGATAAAACTAGGGTAGGGATGACCCGAAGTTACGCTTGTGGAGATTCCGCTGATGGGGTTGTAACCAAGTATGGCTACATACTGGATATAGCTAGTTATGGATCGTTGAAGCAAGAAGCCCACCCGTCTTTAGCGGGTGGGTGA
- a CDS encoding tetratricopeptide repeat protein produces MAVITCACRDYNKAKDLYSKAGELAYARKCYRLGMLYFKGDSVVEDKDMAFSYFLKAIKHGEARAYHSLGLIYQYGYGRSQDVARAVKCFQKGAMMGDALAQVALEKILKGHARYLIRAA; encoded by the coding sequence ATGGCTGTGATCACTTGCGCTTGTAGAGATTATAACAAGGCTAAAGATCTTTACTCTAAGGCGGGAGAGTTAGCCTACGCCCGAAAATGCTATCGATTGGGGATGTTGTATTTTAAGGGTGATAGCGTGGTGGAAGACAAGGATATGGCTTTTAGCTATTTCCTCAAAGCCATTAAACACGGAGAGGCGAGAGCCTATCACTCCTTGGGGCTTATCTACCAATACGGGTATGGAAGATCACAAGATGTAGCTAGAGCCGTGAAGTGCTTTCAAAAGGGAGCAATGATGGGAGATGCTCTTGCACAAGTTGCTTTGGAAAAAATCTTAAAAGGCCATGCACGCTATCTTATACGAGCAGCGTAG
- a CDS encoding NCS2 family permease: MLAFLSKFFHFKERNTSLGIETLAGLTTFVTISYIAIVNPAVLQKAGMDFDGVFVATLLATIVGTLIMGVVANYPIAIAPSVGMHAYFAFVIVLGMGISWHTALGSVFWASLIFLALSLTGFREALIKAIPTSLKAGITSGIGLFIAFIGMQNAHLVEPSSATIITLGNFSKPIAYMSLIGLFVTIVLLVHRVKAAIFLGILITALLALLLGHLKLPEHLFELPKHCDSTFFKLDLLGALKLDLGAVIFTFFLVMLFDTTATMIGVAQQANLMQGDRFLNAKSALSADAIASAVGAIAGTSPTSTYIESGAGVSVGGRTGFTCVIVALLFASLIFLAPLAKALASVPAITSPALIIVGFMMMSHLGEIDWNDLEEALPAFFVFFWIPISFSITNGVGIGLIVYPLIKIVLGKFKQVHPLLYLFGALFVVQFVIDMHG; encoded by the coding sequence ATGTTAGCGTTTTTGTCCAAGTTTTTCCACTTCAAAGAGCGCAACACTTCGCTAGGCATCGAGACCCTAGCTGGCTTGACCACTTTCGTAACCATTTCTTACATTGCCATTGTCAATCCCGCCGTGTTGCAAAAAGCGGGCATGGATTTTGACGGCGTGTTTGTGGCGACCCTGCTAGCCACCATTGTTGGCACTTTGATCATGGGGGTTGTGGCAAATTATCCCATTGCCATCGCTCCGAGTGTGGGCATGCACGCCTATTTTGCCTTTGTGATCGTGCTTGGCATGGGCATTTCATGGCACACCGCCCTAGGCAGCGTCTTTTGGGCTTCTTTGATTTTCTTAGCCCTGTCCTTGACGGGCTTTAGAGAGGCTTTGATCAAGGCGATCCCCACCTCCCTAAAAGCGGGCATCACTTCAGGCATCGGGCTTTTCATCGCCTTCATTGGCATGCAAAACGCCCATCTAGTCGAGCCCTCCAGCGCGACCATCATCACGCTAGGCAACTTCTCTAAGCCCATCGCCTATATGTCCTTAATCGGGCTGTTTGTTACCATTGTTTTATTAGTGCATCGCGTCAAGGCGGCGATCTTCTTAGGCATTTTGATCACCGCCCTTTTAGCCCTGCTCTTAGGGCATTTAAAACTGCCTGAGCATTTGTTTGAATTGCCTAAGCATTGTGATAGCACCTTTTTTAAGCTAGACCTCTTGGGGGCGTTAAAACTCGACCTTGGGGCGGTGATCTTCACCTTTTTTTTAGTCATGCTCTTTGACACCACGGCAACCATGATCGGAGTGGCGCAACAAGCCAATTTAATGCAAGGCGATCGCTTCTTAAACGCCAAAAGTGCGCTTTCTGCAGACGCGATCGCCAGCGCAGTGGGGGCAATAGCCGGCACTTCACCCACCTCTACCTACATTGAATCGGGGGCGGGAGTGAGCGTGGGCGGGCGCACGGGCTTTACTTGCGTCATTGTTGCCTTGCTCTTTGCCTCTTTAATCTTTCTAGCCCCCCTAGCAAAAGCTCTAGCCAGCGTGCCCGCCATCACCTCCCCGGCCCTCATCATTGTGGGCTTTATGATGATGAGCCATTTGGGCGAAATCGATTGGAATGATTTAGAAGAGGCCCTGCCCGCCTTTTTCGTGTTCTTTTGGATCCCCATTTCTTTTAGCATCACTAATGGTGTGGGCATCGGGCTCATTGTCTATCCGCTCATTAAAATTGTTCTAGGCAAGTTCAAGCAAGTCCACCCCTTGCTCTACCTCTTCGGGGCGTTGTTTGTGGTGCAGTTTGTGATTGATATGCACGGGTGA
- the tilS gene encoding tRNA lysidine(34) synthetase TilS: MVLEGLEGLEGLGLLGFSGGGDSVALFYLLLERGLPFDLAILNHGLRAQASLEVAYAKELGARHGKKVHVKKVHLQGGNLEAKGRQARYLFFEGLIKEFGYTHLILAHHLNDKLEWFLMQLAKGASLQTLLGFSALEPRTNYTLVRPLIYTPKAALLDYLHAHKHRYFEDSTNNDLRFKRNLIRHSLATPFLDLMGARGVVRSFQALELEKQSLYPPLNYLELKGVFVFKAGGQNLYYIDSLLKKLGYVLSAKQRLELAQNNFNGVVGGLWWGVEGACLYG, encoded by the coding sequence GTGGTGTTAGAGGGCTTAGAGGGCTTAGAGGGGCTAGGACTGTTAGGCTTTTCGGGGGGGGGCGATAGCGTGGCGTTGTTTTATTTACTCTTGGAACGGGGACTGCCCTTTGATTTAGCGATTCTAAATCATGGGTTAAGGGCGCAGGCAAGTTTAGAGGTCGCCTATGCCAAAGAGTTAGGGGCAAGGCATGGTAAAAAAGTCCATGTAAAAAAAGTGCACCTACAAGGGGGCAATTTAGAAGCCAAGGGGCGCCAAGCACGCTACCTTTTCTTTGAGGGTTTGATAAAGGAGTTTGGCTACACGCATTTAATTTTAGCCCACCACTTGAACGACAAATTAGAGTGGTTTTTGATGCAACTAGCCAAGGGGGCGAGTTTGCAAACCCTGCTAGGCTTTAGTGCCCTAGAGCCACGCACAAACTACACCCTAGTGCGCCCCTTAATTTACACCCCAAAGGCTGCCCTACTAGACTATCTACACGCCCATAAGCACCGCTACTTTGAAGACAGCACAAACAACGATTTGCGCTTTAAACGCAATCTAATCCGCCATAGCCTAGCCACGCCTTTTTTAGACTTGATGGGGGCTAGGGGGGTGGTGCGCAGTTTTCAAGCCCTAGAGCTAGAAAAACAAAGCCTTTACCCGCCCCTAAACTATCTTGAGCTTAAGGGCGTGTTTGTGTTTAAAGCGGGGGGGCAAAATCTCTACTACATAGATAGCCTGCTTAAAAAACTAGGCTATGTTTTAAGTGCCAAACAACGCCTAGAGCTAGCACAAAATAACTTTAACGGGGTCGTGGGGGGTTTGTGGTGGGGTGTGGAGGGGGCTTGTCTATATGGCTAG
- the ybeY gene encoding rRNA maturation RNase YbeY, with amino-acid sequence MAHLGKKGGVELVLVSAERIQELNHLYRGFNKPTDVLSFPISMPFNDFLGSVVVNTKLAKEEAQKRGHSLLDEVTLLFLHGYLHLLGYDHEKDSGEQRALEQEIINTFNLPPSLIVRTESL; translated from the coding sequence ATGGCGCATTTAGGCAAAAAGGGGGGGGTGGAATTGGTGTTAGTATCTGCTGAGCGCATACAAGAGTTGAATCATTTATATCGTGGGTTCAATAAGCCGACAGATGTTCTAAGCTTTCCCATTTCCATGCCCTTTAATGATTTTTTAGGCAGTGTGGTGGTGAATACCAAATTAGCTAAAGAAGAGGCGCAAAAGCGTGGGCATAGCCTCTTAGATGAGGTTACGCTATTGTTCTTGCACGGCTATTTGCACCTACTAGGCTACGACCACGAAAAGGACAGCGGAGAGCAAAGAGCCTTAGAGCAAGAGATCATCAACACCTTTAACCTACCCCCTAGTTTGATTGTGCGGACTGAAAGTCTTTAA
- a CDS encoding A/G-specific adenine glycosylase, with amino-acid sequence MFKPHHTALLKWYATSGRTDLPIRHLKGENAPYEVYVSEIMSQQTQIGVVLDKFYPPFLKAMPTLKDLAQAKLEQVLLLWQGLGYYARAKNLHKSAKICCELHGGELPNDYNALRALPGVGDYTANAILCFGYKQAVGVVDANVARVLLRLFGIDPKSPNLAKLLQVKALEFLNQENPFDHNQALIDLGALVCTPANPACLLCPLQQACKGKHNLTRFSVAKKPPSTPITKHYGVCVQEGFLYLTCAKKGLYAHLHQFPLLKEQEHINLPLLAQVRHSYTKYRLSAKIYQATLADLDPTNLVKIPLQDFKHTPKSSLSLKIMHTLPILNL; translated from the coding sequence ATGTTTAAACCCCACCACACCGCCCTTTTAAAGTGGTACGCCACCAGCGGGCGCACAGACCTGCCTATCCGCCACCTAAAGGGTGAAAACGCCCCCTATGAAGTCTATGTCAGCGAAATCATGTCCCAACAAACCCAAATAGGCGTGGTGTTAGACAAATTCTACCCCCCTTTTTTAAAAGCCATGCCCACTCTCAAAGACTTAGCCCAAGCCAAGCTAGAGCAGGTTTTATTATTGTGGCAAGGGCTAGGCTACTACGCAAGAGCAAAGAATCTACACAAGAGTGCCAAAATTTGCTGTGAATTGCACGGGGGCGAACTACCCAATGACTACAACGCCCTAAGAGCCTTGCCGGGCGTGGGCGATTACACCGCCAATGCGATTTTATGCTTTGGTTACAAACAGGCGGTGGGGGTGGTGGATGCCAATGTTGCCCGGGTGCTGTTGCGCCTTTTTGGCATAGACCCTAAAAGCCCAAATCTAGCCAAACTCTTGCAAGTTAAAGCCCTAGAGTTTTTAAACCAAGAAAACCCCTTTGATCATAACCAAGCCTTGATTGACTTAGGCGCACTTGTTTGCACCCCCGCTAACCCCGCTTGTTTATTATGTCCCCTCCAACAAGCCTGCAAGGGCAAACACAATTTAACGCGTTTTAGCGTGGCAAAAAAGCCCCCAAGCACCCCCATCACCAAGCATTACGGTGTGTGTGTGCAAGAGGGGTTTTTATATTTAACTTGCGCCAAAAAGGGGCTATACGCACACTTGCACCAATTCCCCTTACTTAAAGAACAAGAACATATTAACTTGCCCCTACTAGCCCAAGTGCGCCACAGCTACACCAAATACCGCCTAAGTGCTAAAATCTACCAAGCCACTCTAGCAGACCTAGACCCCACCAACCTAGTCAAAATCCCCCTACAAGACTTCAAACACACCCCCAAAAGTTCTTTGAGTCTTAAAATAATGCACACCTTGCCTATCCTAAACCTTTAA